A stretch of Sulfurimonas hongkongensis DNA encodes these proteins:
- a CDS encoding SpoIIE family protein phosphatase translates to MSSISIRFALASVSVALFVLAFTGGVSYLFLKKELLDDAIQKAQLMEQNSRYQIEALIAKAEKTSTRLKKVFQEGDFSKAAIKERLTKMLEEEDSFFGTTIAFKPTKIYKTPFSPYYYKEKGEIHYRDLASKDYNYLTKEWYKIPLEQSGPLWSEPYFDEGGGDMLMATYSNPIFYKEELVAILTVDLTLKKIQEMISAIEILDSGYAFILSNEHKILAHKDPALIMQIYDTKPVKHNEMIKEKEHWTYYANIKNTKLTLAIVFPIDELFSSLHYMSIIHIILATIGAILLIVTMALISRRVTEPLRELTRITDDIAKSDFDKKITLPKTHDEIYKLSLAIDTMQKAIKKYIKDLRIATMAQQKIDSELDIARSIQRSMLPKGLSENENIRLCAMLKPARAVGGDFYDFFYIDEEHLCFLIADVSGKGVPAAMFMSVTRSYLRAYSTIGLSASEIVVKLNNTIASNNDANMFVTLFLGILNVKSGELNYTNAGHDEPYLLSEAGKYKRLKAVGNTVVGAFENLPFRDETIFLTKNSKLFLYTDGVTEAFSKDDEQFGDRRVSDALATSQEKSVNQTMQFMEKSITDFTKDCEQSDDITMLLLEFKL, encoded by the coding sequence GTGAGTAGCATCTCTATACGCTTTGCTCTAGCATCTGTATCCGTTGCTCTTTTTGTTTTGGCTTTTACAGGAGGAGTTAGCTACCTATTTTTAAAAAAAGAACTCCTAGATGATGCAATACAAAAAGCACAACTTATGGAGCAAAATAGTAGATACCAAATCGAAGCCCTAATAGCAAAAGCAGAAAAAACATCCACAAGACTAAAAAAAGTTTTTCAAGAAGGCGATTTTAGTAAAGCAGCTATTAAAGAGAGATTGACAAAAATGCTAGAAGAGGAGGACTCTTTTTTTGGTACAACTATAGCCTTTAAACCTACTAAGATTTACAAAACTCCTTTCTCACCATACTATTATAAGGAAAAAGGAGAAATCCACTATAGAGATTTAGCTTCAAAAGATTATAACTACCTTACAAAAGAGTGGTACAAAATACCACTAGAGCAAAGCGGGCCTCTATGGAGTGAGCCATACTTTGATGAGGGTGGTGGAGATATGCTGATGGCAACATACAGCAATCCTATCTTTTATAAAGAAGAACTTGTAGCTATTCTCACAGTTGATCTCACTTTAAAAAAGATTCAAGAGATGATTTCAGCCATTGAGATACTTGATTCTGGATACGCTTTTATACTCTCAAACGAGCATAAAATTTTAGCTCACAAAGACCCTGCGCTTATTATGCAAATATATGATACAAAACCAGTTAAACACAATGAAATGATAAAAGAAAAAGAGCACTGGACTTACTATGCAAATATTAAAAATACTAAGCTAACTCTTGCTATTGTCTTTCCTATAGATGAACTTTTTTCATCTTTGCACTATATGTCTATAATCCACATCATTTTAGCTACTATTGGGGCAATTTTACTCATAGTTACTATGGCTCTTATCTCTCGTAGAGTAACTGAACCACTAAGAGAACTCACTCGTATAACAGATGATATAGCAAAGAGTGATTTTGACAAAAAGATAACTCTTCCAAAAACCCATGATGAGATTTACAAACTCTCTTTGGCAATAGACACTATGCAAAAAGCTATAAAAAAGTATATAAAAGATTTAAGAATAGCTACTATGGCACAACAAAAAATCGATAGTGAGCTTGATATTGCAAGGTCCATCCAAAGAAGTATGCTACCAAAGGGCTTGTCTGAAAATGAGAACATAAGACTCTGTGCGATGCTAAAACCTGCTAGAGCAGTTGGTGGAGATTTTTATGACTTTTTTTATATAGATGAGGAGCATCTCTGTTTTTTAATTGCGGATGTTTCAGGTAAAGGTGTCCCTGCTGCTATGTTTATGTCGGTCACGAGAAGTTATCTTAGAGCATATTCAACCATAGGTTTATCTGCATCAGAGATAGTTGTTAAACTAAACAACACCATTGCATCTAACAATGATGCAAATATGTTTGTTACACTTTTTTTAGGGATATTAAATGTAAAAAGCGGAGAGCTAAACTACACTAATGCTGGACATGATGAACCTTATCTTCTAAGTGAGGCTGGAAAATATAAAAGGCTCAAAGCAGTTGGCAATACTGTTGTAGGAGCTTTTGAAAATCTACCTTTTAGGGATGAGACAATTTTTTTAACTAAAAACTCTAAACTCTTTTTATATACTGATGGCGTTACAGAGGCTTTTTCAAAAGATGATGAGCAGTTTGGAGATAGAAGAGTAAGCGATGCTCTGGCTACCTCACAAGAGAAGAGCGTAAACCAAACAATGCAATTTATGGAAAAATCAATAACAGACTTTACTAAAGATTGTGAACAAAGTGATGATATAACTATGTTGCTTTTAGAGTTTAAGCTGTAG
- a CDS encoding GNAT family N-acetyltransferase has product MYKTSKVIIKNNFDSIEPLVEYLNSIGSIVGLNKKERQKISYALEESLQNSISFDFEYGSEEDIEVEITHIASGLKVTISDNGIPKNPFKKIDQSLDDMVKDVSFESLAKVDGDDISALSDFVIHRLLDKYSYINKGKDGRSIEMTIYASNKRIQEESEPELITKEDNFKLIRVPIGGDITGISRLFYKTYGYSYPNDMVYYPDRLVKKIEENSLISKVAISQQNRVIGHIALMQPFDGAKISEWGMAISDPVFRGQGIMSELISKIMSKAKNSSYHGIFSHSVTNHEFTQKICVKYGFSDVALLVGYAGSDVSFKNITNNLTQRESTIISYNALKKESAVELFMPKKHEGMIKKLYNGIGTKAIQKSPNKWAKTAVKTELTDTIISALNIAEIVIKSIASDALELVKYLTKKFSIAKIDIIYLYLDLEDENSLDLIEKLEDMGYLFSGIFPYYHHDNALIFQFINNIKFDYSLIHSYTPLAKELRDYVCAQDNNQIDEG; this is encoded by the coding sequence ATGTACAAAACAAGTAAGGTTATTATTAAAAATAATTTTGACTCTATAGAGCCTTTGGTTGAGTATCTAAACTCCATCGGCTCGATTGTGGGTCTCAACAAAAAAGAGAGACAAAAAATCTCTTATGCCCTTGAAGAGAGCCTGCAAAACAGCATCTCTTTTGATTTTGAGTATGGTAGTGAAGAAGATATAGAAGTTGAAATCACACATATAGCATCTGGACTAAAGGTCACTATCTCCGATAATGGCATCCCTAAAAATCCTTTTAAAAAAATCGATCAGAGCCTTGATGATATGGTAAAAGATGTCTCCTTTGAGTCTCTTGCAAAGGTTGATGGGGATGATATAAGTGCGCTTAGTGATTTTGTAATTCATAGACTTTTAGATAAATATAGTTATATAAACAAAGGAAAAGATGGTCGCTCCATAGAGATGACAATCTACGCATCCAACAAAAGAATCCAAGAAGAATCAGAGCCAGAGCTTATAACAAAAGAGGATAATTTTAAACTCATTAGAGTGCCAATAGGTGGAGATATAACTGGCATCTCTCGTCTTTTTTATAAAACTTATGGCTACTCCTATCCAAATGATATGGTTTACTACCCAGATAGACTTGTCAAAAAGATAGAAGAAAATTCTCTTATATCTAAAGTTGCAATCTCACAGCAAAATAGAGTTATTGGGCATATCGCTTTGATGCAGCCATTTGATGGTGCAAAGATAAGTGAGTGGGGGATGGCTATTAGCGACCCTGTGTTTCGTGGACAAGGCATTATGAGTGAGCTAATTTCAAAGATAATGAGTAAAGCAAAGAACTCTTCATATCATGGCATCTTCTCACACTCAGTTACTAACCATGAGTTTACGCAAAAGATCTGTGTTAAGTATGGCTTTAGTGATGTAGCTCTTTTGGTTGGTTATGCTGGTTCTGATGTTTCATTTAAAAATATTACCAATAATTTAACTCAAAGAGAGTCAACTATTATAAGCTATAACGCCCTAAAAAAAGAGTCCGCCGTTGAGCTCTTTATGCCAAAAAAACATGAGGGGATGATAAAAAAACTCTATAATGGAATCGGCACCAAAGCTATACAAAAAAGCCCAAATAAATGGGCGAAAACAGCAGTTAAGACTGAACTAACAGATACTATAATATCTGCACTAAACATTGCGGAGATAGTTATTAAAAGTATAGCATCTGATGCATTAGAGTTAGTAAAATATCTAACAAAAAAATTCTCTATTGCCAAGATAGACATCATCTACTTATATCTAGATTTAGAAGATGAAAACTCTCTGGATTTAATAGAAAAACTTGAAGATATGGGCTACCTGTTTTCTGGGATATTTCCATACTATCATCATGATAACGCTTTAATATTTCAGTTTATAAACAACATAAAATTTGACTACTCTCTTATCCACAGCTATACACCATTAGCAAAAGAGTTAAGAGATTATGTTTGCGCACAAGATAACAATCAAATAGATGAAGGATAA
- a CDS encoding STAS domain-containing protein, with protein MEVKSFVEEKTLIVAPSGKLDTFNAPKFGLELARLLEDKPESCLLDLSGVSFLSSSGLQVLLAGAKTSKKEGIQYRVFGMEEMVKDVFFLSGFDNFIESFETKQEALA; from the coding sequence ATGGAAGTAAAATCTTTTGTAGAAGAAAAAACTCTTATAGTTGCACCTAGTGGAAAACTAGATACTTTTAATGCACCAAAATTTGGCTTAGAACTCGCAAGACTACTAGAAGATAAGCCAGAGTCTTGTTTGTTAGATTTAAGTGGGGTTAGCTTTCTCTCAAGCTCAGGACTTCAAGTCCTTTTAGCTGGTGCTAAAACTTCCAAAAAAGAAGGTATCCAATATAGGGTATTTGGAATGGAAGAGATGGTTAAGGATGTCTTTTTTTTATCTGGTTTTGACAACTTTATAGAGTCGTTTGAGACAAAGCAAGAGGCTCTGGCCTAA
- a CDS encoding AMMECR1 domain-containing protein — MSRSVLLQLARESIQEVLELQRTIDKATLLNEHPLLNEKIATTLNIYLDKELRGSYTSPAAQKSLLEDIIYNAKVAAFEDKNFTPLTTSEYLSCEIELILNTPDGVMSQRDEPILKNSMVESEQKRT, encoded by the coding sequence GTGTCTAGGTCTGTACTTTTACAACTTGCTCGTGAGTCCATCCAAGAGGTCTTAGAGCTTCAAAGAACTATAGATAAGGCGACCCTTTTAAATGAACACCCACTTCTTAATGAAAAAATCGCCACAACTCTAAATATCTACCTAGACAAAGAGCTAAGAGGTTCATACACATCGCCAGCTGCACAAAAAAGCCTTTTAGAAGATATCATATACAACGCTAAAGTTGCAGCATTTGAAGATAAAAACTTCACTCCACTTACAACTTCGGAGTATCTAAGCTGTGAGATAGAACTCATACTAAACACCCCTGATGGAGTGATGAGTCAAAGAGATGAGCCTATACTTAAAAATAGTATGGTTGAATCAGAGCAAAAAAGGACTTAA
- a CDS encoding phenylacetate--CoA ligase family protein, which translates to MKRFLEHVNFVRKNSPYYAEHYRDVEEDCDDISKYPIVEQKEFWRANENFGEGVLTSKHESGIVFKSGGTSGNPKYSYFTAKEWDNFTEVSGRGFRQNGVKQGDRIANIFYAGELYASFIYVTDLVKCADIGVSYPIAGQTETSVIVEMLEKLNINVIAGVPTSIMSIVSYLQTHKDIKLNIDLILFGGESFYDDQLELIKEEFGDIKVHSVLYASVDGGELGYFDAATCQNGEHRVFDESTIMEIVDEDTGDVIDEVNRAGVLLVTNLNRKLMPLIRYPVGDMAMWCEDEGVKDRRFKILGRSQEGARIGPATLYAQDIMDVLKHFSDEVQVLSFQLLVTHDEKKDRAVIKATPALMPSDAEALSKKIIAYLYEQRSMFKELLSNNIIHPITIEWCDADALEKNPRTGKTKRILDKRLNS; encoded by the coding sequence ATGAAAAGATTTTTAGAACATGTGAACTTTGTCCGTAAAAATTCGCCATATTATGCAGAGCACTATAGGGATGTAGAAGAGGATTGTGATGATATCTCAAAATATCCTATAGTAGAGCAAAAAGAGTTTTGGAGAGCAAATGAGAACTTTGGCGAGGGAGTTCTTACATCTAAACATGAGAGCGGAATAGTCTTTAAAAGTGGAGGAACTTCGGGCAACCCTAAATACTCCTACTTCACTGCAAAAGAGTGGGATAACTTTACAGAGGTCTCAGGACGAGGCTTTAGACAAAACGGAGTCAAACAAGGTGATCGCATCGCAAACATCTTTTATGCAGGAGAACTTTACGCATCTTTTATCTATGTTACAGACCTTGTAAAGTGTGCCGACATTGGTGTGAGTTACCCAATAGCTGGACAAACAGAGACTTCAGTCATAGTGGAGATGCTTGAAAAATTAAACATAAATGTTATAGCAGGTGTGCCAACAAGCATTATGAGTATAGTTTCGTATCTTCAAACACACAAAGATATAAAGCTTAATATTGACCTTATACTCTTTGGTGGAGAGTCATTTTATGATGACCAACTTGAGCTTATTAAAGAGGAGTTTGGCGATATAAAAGTGCACTCAGTTCTTTATGCATCTGTAGATGGTGGAGAGCTTGGCTACTTTGACGCTGCGACTTGCCAAAATGGCGAGCATAGAGTATTTGATGAGAGTACTATTATGGAGATAGTTGATGAAGATACAGGAGATGTGATAGATGAAGTAAACAGAGCAGGTGTGCTTTTAGTTACAAACCTAAATAGAAAACTAATGCCACTCATTCGTTATCCTGTTGGAGATATGGCTATGTGGTGCGAGGATGAGGGAGTTAAAGATAGAAGGTTTAAAATTCTTGGTCGCTCACAAGAGGGTGCTAGAATAGGACCTGCTACACTCTATGCCCAAGATATTATGGATGTGTTAAAACATTTTAGTGATGAGGTTCAAGTGTTAAGCTTTCAGCTACTTGTAACTCATGATGAGAAAAAAGATAGGGCAGTTATAAAGGCTACTCCTGCACTTATGCCATCAGATGCAGAGGCTCTTTCAAAGAAAATCATAGCGTATCTTTACGAGCAAAGGAGTATGTTTAAAGAGCTCCTTAGCAACAATATAATTCATCCTATAACTATTGAATGGTGTGATGCAGATGCCTTAGAGAAAAATCCTAGAACAGGTAAAACAAAAAGAATTTTAGACAAAAGACTGAACTCTTAA
- a CDS encoding alpha/beta fold hydrolase, whose product MQKMIDGISVKTSGKVGKQAIVFIHGFPFDHTLWDDVVSEFKDEYYCVSYDIRGLGKSEIGDAQFTMESYTQDLENIVFELKLDNPILCGFSMGGYVALRANERESYKALILANTATNSDNDKAKLKRAAGIAKIDAKGVESFIDDFFLAAFSEGFIKKSPQKIEEIKENIMSFNPTGIKAALLAMISRTDTTQSLEKTDIPVLLITSENDKIIPKETMKQMALKIKNSTFISLSKSGHMSMIENLDEFKSAMGKFLKTI is encoded by the coding sequence ATGCAAAAAATGATAGATGGTATAAGTGTTAAGACTTCTGGTAAAGTAGGCAAGCAGGCTATAGTTTTTATACATGGATTTCCATTTGACCATACACTTTGGGATGATGTGGTTAGTGAGTTTAAAGATGAGTATTATTGCGTCTCATATGATATTAGAGGACTTGGCAAGTCTGAGATAGGAGATGCCCAGTTTACTATGGAGAGTTATACACAAGATTTAGAAAACATTGTATTTGAGTTAAAGTTGGACAATCCCATTCTTTGCGGGTTTTCTATGGGTGGTTATGTTGCACTTCGTGCAAATGAAAGAGAGAGCTATAAGGCTTTGATACTTGCAAATACCGCAACAAACAGCGACAATGATAAAGCAAAACTAAAAAGGGCCGCTGGTATTGCAAAGATAGATGCAAAGGGAGTTGAATCTTTTATAGATGACTTCTTTTTGGCTGCTTTTAGTGAGGGGTTCATAAAAAAATCGCCACAAAAGATAGAAGAGATCAAAGAAAATATAATGAGTTTTAATCCTACAGGGATAAAAGCTGCCCTGTTAGCGATGATTAGTAGAACTGACACAACTCAAAGTTTAGAAAAAACGGACATTCCTGTTTTACTTATAACTAGCGAAAATGACAAGATAATACCTAAAGAGACAATGAAACAAATGGCGCTTAAGATAAAAAATTCAACCTTTATAAGTTTAAGTAAAAGTGGACACATGAGTATGATAGAAAATCTAGATGAATTTAAAAGTGCAATGGGGAAATTTTTAAAGACCATCTGA
- a CDS encoding sensor domain-containing diguanylate cyclase, with product MTVSSALCKISGYKKDEIIGKTPAIFKSYDTNDEVYKTLWNKISSGLVWSGELKNKAKDGTYYWLKTTILPNFDSHKNIESYTSISQDNTDKKIIEKLSQTDKLTQLYNRLKLDEYLEDEFSRFESGVYTFSIMLIDIDKFKDVNDTYGHQVGDSVLIEMANILKKKCRKTDIVGRWGGEEFLVICSNTNIDGATIYAQNLKEAVEKFYFHVVGQKTISIGVTEVKQEDTFTTLIQRADKNLYKAKEDGRNRVVAI from the coding sequence TTGACAGTTAGTAGTGCATTATGTAAAATTAGTGGCTACAAAAAAGATGAGATTATAGGTAAAACTCCAGCTATTTTTAAAAGCTACGATACAAATGATGAAGTATATAAAACTCTTTGGAACAAGATAAGTAGTGGTCTTGTTTGGAGTGGAGAGTTAAAAAACAAGGCAAAAGATGGCACTTACTACTGGTTAAAAACTACAATCCTTCCAAATTTTGATAGCCACAAAAACATAGAGAGTTATACTTCAATAAGTCAAGACAATACAGATAAAAAGATTATCGAAAAACTATCCCAAACAGATAAACTAACACAGCTCTACAACAGACTCAAACTAGATGAGTATTTAGAGGACGAGTTTAGCAGATTTGAGAGTGGAGTTTATACTTTTTCCATCATGCTTATAGATATAGACAAGTTTAAAGATGTAAACGATACATATGGTCATCAAGTAGGCGATAGCGTACTAATAGAGATGGCGAATATTTTAAAAAAGAAGTGTAGAAAAACGGATATTGTTGGTAGATGGGGTGGTGAAGAATTTCTAGTGATTTGTAGCAACACCAATATTGATGGAGCTACTATTTATGCTCAAAACCTTAAAGAAGCGGTTGAGAAGTTTTACTTTCATGTAGTTGGACAAAAAACCATTAGCATCGGCGTAACCGAAGTTAAACAAGAAGATACTTTTACAACACTTATACAAAGAGCTGATAAAAATCTATATAAAGCAAAAGAAGATGGAAGAAATAGAGTTGTAGCCATATAA
- a CDS encoding acyl-CoA reductase, whose protein sequence is MQKHLWQGEWISDETLLNNIENITSFIEPVLGRAFPLEYLLEISQKMHEELSSRGELFEKFVKLAMKTQDASRAKAEAMLGSITSFISKDGLEEKLIAELGSSNPFVIERTSMKEEHFESWMPLGTLVHIAPTNVFTVGVLCVFEGLLSGNINILKTSINQNRLPQLFLEAFLEFDTKELLKPYIIILEVSSKQKELLQQIIDSADVVSAWGSEEAIKSVQNMTPQGVRFVAWGHKISFAYFAKEKMQDRDAMRQVAEDICLLDQNACSSPQDIFVESSDFEVLKNFADSFATVLGEVSPTMPRTTPSSGAEAEISTVLSIAKTEEALGLTYVLRAKDFSWSVIADKRKSLGVSPLFRTILIKPLEADEIISVLHPMKSYLQTAALVAPRERVVELSRRLFGAGCLRIREAGHMHDGYIGEPHDGVYALPSFMKKISLLLGDELDRVASFREFEGSYTRDLTNIPIMNKERFQSLEVPKEYIDLVVKSGGSSGKPTYAYYTYEDYHAQMRATAYGLYSAGLDPKRDSVINMFAAGHLYGGFLSFHTILEYLKVPHYPMGIMEDTEVVGQLIVEHKINSILSLPTLIMKLFADNKELFREHKVVKKLFFGGDHFPQEQIEYLKSEFGVELVRAAAYGSNDAGPLGYQCSDCESNEYHLLSSIQELEIFELDSEVKVPHGESGRLIFSSKKRKGQNILRYEIGDTGFINKELCSCGRVETKYTLQGRSSDVFKAGGPFLHFNKFTEYLEDGFGYSGVSQILLTNEGIDMKLTLKVEDSIGVSGDKISAYLLDNYTDLDLSCNELGLKFETLLVDANTFEAVTHSGKIKHIIDKRISK, encoded by the coding sequence ATGCAAAAACATTTATGGCAGGGAGAGTGGATAAGTGATGAGACTCTTTTAAACAATATTGAAAATATCACAAGTTTTATAGAACCAGTTTTAGGCAGAGCATTTCCCCTAGAGTATCTTTTGGAAATTTCGCAAAAGATGCATGAAGAACTCTCATCTCGTGGTGAACTTTTTGAGAAGTTTGTAAAGCTCGCTATGAAGACACAAGATGCTTCAAGAGCAAAAGCAGAGGCGATGCTAGGTAGCATCACCAGTTTTATCTCTAAAGATGGCCTAGAGGAAAAACTTATCGCTGAACTTGGGAGTTCAAACCCTTTTGTAATTGAGAGAACTTCTATGAAAGAGGAACACTTTGAATCTTGGATGCCACTAGGAACACTTGTTCATATCGCTCCTACAAATGTTTTTACTGTTGGCGTGCTTTGCGTGTTTGAGGGACTCTTAAGTGGAAATATAAACATCTTAAAAACTTCGATAAATCAAAACCGACTCCCTCAACTCTTTTTAGAAGCCTTTTTAGAGTTTGATACAAAAGAGTTACTAAAGCCTTATATTATCATCCTAGAAGTCTCTTCAAAACAAAAAGAGCTACTCCAACAAATCATAGACTCGGCAGATGTAGTTTCCGCTTGGGGAAGTGAAGAGGCGATAAAAAGTGTGCAAAATATGACTCCTCAAGGTGTAAGATTTGTAGCTTGGGGACATAAAATATCTTTTGCTTACTTTGCAAAAGAGAAGATGCAAGATAGAGATGCTATGAGACAAGTAGCAGAGGATATCTGTCTCTTAGATCAAAACGCATGTTCTAGTCCTCAAGATATTTTTGTGGAGAGTTCTGATTTTGAAGTGTTAAAAAACTTTGCAGATAGCTTTGCAACTGTCTTAGGAGAAGTATCACCTACGATGCCAAGAACTACGCCTAGTAGTGGAGCTGAGGCTGAGATTAGCACAGTTCTTAGCATCGCTAAAACTGAGGAGGCTTTGGGACTTACTTATGTACTGCGAGCAAAAGATTTTAGCTGGTCTGTTATAGCTGACAAGCGAAAAAGCTTAGGAGTATCGCCTCTTTTTAGAACCATACTTATAAAGCCACTTGAAGCGGATGAGATTATATCAGTGTTGCATCCAATGAAGAGTTACCTCCAAACTGCAGCGCTCGTAGCTCCAAGAGAGAGGGTAGTTGAACTCTCAAGGAGACTTTTTGGAGCAGGGTGTTTAAGGATTAGAGAAGCTGGACATATGCATGATGGCTATATTGGCGAACCTCATGATGGTGTTTATGCTCTGCCATCATTTATGAAAAAAATCTCTTTGCTTTTAGGTGATGAGTTAGATAGAGTTGCGAGTTTTAGAGAGTTTGAAGGCTCTTATACAAGAGATTTAACCAATATACCTATAATGAATAAAGAGAGATTTCAATCTTTAGAAGTTCCAAAAGAGTATATAGATCTAGTAGTAAAGAGTGGTGGTTCATCTGGTAAACCTACTTACGCTTACTATACTTATGAGGATTACCATGCACAAATGAGGGCTACTGCTTATGGCCTTTATAGCGCTGGACTTGACCCTAAAAGAGATAGTGTTATAAATATGTTTGCAGCTGGGCATCTATATGGTGGATTTTTGAGTTTTCATACTATTTTAGAGTATCTAAAAGTTCCACACTATCCTATGGGGATTATGGAAGATACTGAAGTGGTTGGCCAGCTTATCGTTGAACATAAGATAAACTCGATTTTAAGTCTTCCTACTTTGATTATGAAGCTATTTGCAGATAACAAAGAGCTCTTTAGAGAGCATAAAGTGGTAAAAAAACTCTTCTTTGGCGGAGACCACTTTCCACAGGAGCAGATAGAGTATCTAAAATCTGAGTTTGGAGTTGAGCTAGTTCGTGCTGCTGCTTATGGAAGCAACGATGCTGGTCCACTTGGGTATCAATGTAGTGATTGTGAATCAAATGAGTATCATCTACTCTCATCCATCCAAGAGCTTGAGATCTTTGAACTTGATAGTGAAGTAAAGGTGCCCCATGGAGAGAGTGGAAGACTTATCTTTAGCTCTAAAAAGAGAAAAGGTCAAAATATACTACGATATGAGATAGGCGATACTGGTTTTATAAACAAAGAGCTTTGTTCGTGTGGACGAGTTGAGACAAAATATACGCTTCAAGGAAGAAGTAGTGATGTTTTTAAAGCTGGTGGCCCATTCCTGCATTTTAATAAGTTTACAGAGTATCTCGAAGATGGCTTTGGCTATAGTGGAGTCTCTCAAATCCTCTTAACCAATGAGGGAATTGATATGAAACTTACACTTAAAGTTGAAGATAGTATTGGTGTGAGTGGAGATAAAATAAGTGCTTATTTATTAGATAATTATACAGATTTAGATCTTAGTTGCAATGAGCTAGGTTTGAAGTTTGAGACTCTTTTAGTAGATGCTAACACCTTTGAAGCTGTAACTCACTCAGGCAAGATAAAGCATATCATAGATAAGAGGATATCAAAATGA
- a CDS encoding ATP-binding protein, whose amino-acid sequence MATFRMGLNQLEDTLLKIEEYLEGADKKMKFKVMFICEELLTNLVRHADFEDRTPLITLEIESDKKSGFVMEYRDNSKAFNLQDYKDPNIDAEIEERELGGLGIYLVKKYAPNLEYEQKDGLNVLRLSL is encoded by the coding sequence ATGGCTACATTTAGGATGGGATTAAATCAGTTAGAAGACACCCTTTTAAAAATAGAAGAGTATCTTGAAGGTGCTGATAAAAAGATGAAATTTAAAGTGATGTTTATCTGTGAAGAGTTGCTTACAAACTTAGTCCGCCATGCTGATTTTGAAGATAGAACTCCTTTGATAACTCTTGAGATAGAGTCTGATAAAAAGAGTGGATTTGTGATGGAGTATAGAGATAATTCAAAAGCTTTTAATCTTCAAGACTATAAAGACCCAAATATAGATGCCGAGATTGAGGAGAGAGAGCTTGGAGGTTTAGGTATATATTTAGTAAAAAAATATGCACCAAACTTAGAGTATGAGCAAAAAGATGGTTTAAATGTTTTAAGGCTTAGTCTGTGA